A window from Musa acuminata AAA Group cultivar baxijiao unplaced genomic scaffold, Cavendish_Baxijiao_AAA HiC_scaffold_1139, whole genome shotgun sequence encodes these proteins:
- the LOC135671494 gene encoding protein FLX-like 3 isoform X2 — protein MAGRGRVSRQAFEQARHGHPAAPGRPFVEGPFLRPPHPAALEEELELQMMDIRRLLADNRVLAEDRSAFHRELIAAKEELHRINLVIADIHAEKEARSRELIEKGLKLEADLRATEPLRDEVIRFRAEIKKLTTMRQELTDQVRTLTQDLTRARADNQQIPAMKAEIDELRQELLHLRMSIDYEKKGNFELMEQRQSMEKNLVSMAREIEKLRGNLANPEGRPWDLGGGYGMNHGSPEGPIPSTYGYEYGVQPPVADKASLYNAGSGSWGALDKSRFARH, from the exons ATGGCTGGGAGAGGCCGTGTATCTCGCCAAGCTTTTGAACAGGCTAGGCATGGTCATCCTGCCGCTCCTGGAAGGCCCTTTGTTGAAGGCCCTTTCCTTCGCCCACCTCACCCTGCAGCACTTGAGGAGGAACTTGAACTGCAGATGATGGACATTAGGAGGCTCTTGGCTGACAATCGTGTGCTAGCCGAGGATCGTTCAGCTTTTCACCGAGAGCTGATTGCTGCGAAGGAAGAACTGCATCGAATCAACTTGGTGATTGCAGATATTCATGCTGAGAAAGAAGCCCGTTCAAGGGAGCTGATTGAGAAAGGATTGAAGCTGGAGGCTGATCTGAGAGCCACCGAACCTCTGAGAGATGAGGTCATACGATTCCGTGCGGAAATTAAGAAACTAACAACTATGAGACAAGAACTGACCGACCAGGTCCGGACTCTCACTCAAGATTTGACACGGGCACGAGCTGATAATCAACAAATCCCTGCTATGAAGGCAGAAATTGATGAGCTTCGACAGGAGCTTCTCCATCTACG GATGTCTATCGACTATGAAAAAAAAGGAAACTTTGAATTAATGGAGCAAAGGCAGTCAATGGAGAAAAACTTAGTCTCCATGGCACGGGAGATTGAAAAATTGCGAGGTAACTTGGCTAATCCTGAGGGAAGGCCATGGGACCTAG GTGGAGGTTACGGGATGAATCATGGCAGCCCTGAAGGACCCATCCCTTCGACATATGGGTATGAATACGGTGTTCAACCG CCTGTTGCTGACAAGGCTTCCCTCTATAATGCTGGTTCTGGATCGTGGGGAGCTCTCGACAAGTCTCGCTTTGCTCGTCATTGA
- the LOC135671494 gene encoding protein FLX-like 3 isoform X3 has protein sequence MAGRGRVSRQAFEQARHGHPAAPGRPFVEGPFLRPPHPAALEEELELQMMDIRRLLADNRVLAEDRSAFHRELIAAKEELHRINLVIADIHAEKEARSRELIEKGLKLEADLRATEPLRDEVIRFRAEIKKLTTMRQELTDQVRTLTQDLTRARADNQQIPAMKAEIDELRQELLHLRMSIDYEKKGNFELMEQRQSMEKNLVSMAREIEKLRGNLANPEGRPWDLGGGYGMNHGSPEGPIPSTYGYEYGVQPC, from the exons ATGGCTGGGAGAGGCCGTGTATCTCGCCAAGCTTTTGAACAGGCTAGGCATGGTCATCCTGCCGCTCCTGGAAGGCCCTTTGTTGAAGGCCCTTTCCTTCGCCCACCTCACCCTGCAGCACTTGAGGAGGAACTTGAACTGCAGATGATGGACATTAGGAGGCTCTTGGCTGACAATCGTGTGCTAGCCGAGGATCGTTCAGCTTTTCACCGAGAGCTGATTGCTGCGAAGGAAGAACTGCATCGAATCAACTTGGTGATTGCAGATATTCATGCTGAGAAAGAAGCCCGTTCAAGGGAGCTGATTGAGAAAGGATTGAAGCTGGAGGCTGATCTGAGAGCCACCGAACCTCTGAGAGATGAGGTCATACGATTCCGTGCGGAAATTAAGAAACTAACAACTATGAGACAAGAACTGACCGACCAGGTCCGGACTCTCACTCAAGATTTGACACGGGCACGAGCTGATAATCAACAAATCCCTGCTATGAAGGCAGAAATTGATGAGCTTCGACAGGAGCTTCTCCATCTACG GATGTCTATCGACTATGAAAAAAAAGGAAACTTTGAATTAATGGAGCAAAGGCAGTCAATGGAGAAAAACTTAGTCTCCATGGCACGGGAGATTGAAAAATTGCGAGGTAACTTGGCTAATCCTGAGGGAAGGCCATGGGACCTAG GTGGAGGTTACGGGATGAATCATGGCAGCCCTGAAGGACCCATCCCTTCGACATATGGGTATGAATACGGTGTTCAACCG TGTTGA